A region from the Oncorhynchus clarkii lewisi isolate Uvic-CL-2024 chromosome 8, UVic_Ocla_1.0, whole genome shotgun sequence genome encodes:
- the LOC139415119 gene encoding cation-independent mannose-6-phosphate receptor-like: MHSLCNCNKAVPWKIVMLLVSITTVLVTFPSGTAGSDVSLWYQDLCSYKWEAIDQDNKVKYTLKLCDSSPHTGCGAGSAVCANNLTSQNNQSVGDLSLKKVTGSSVIDFNSTEKCPGSSDTNVQSSISFQCGKTMGTPEFVTVAQCVHYFEWRTYAACKKDKYKPNKEVPCYVFDTDGKKHDLNPLIKLTDGYLVDDSDDEVDFYINICRSLNRPESPCPAGSAACLTTSNGSFSMGLPTTQLELIFKDRLRLRYEGASVSPPDFCSGHNPAVTITFICPSRRQEGSDPKMTAKSNCRYEVEWVTEYACHRDYLESHNCTLSSKQHDINIDLTHLTLGPTDDPYMAEDKSSDGKDNYFYYLNVCGETKAGECGDDQHYVSTCQVKATGDVKKIAGRYMNQTLRYSDGDLTLIYPDGSRCSSGFQRMTIINFECNKTAGNGGRGSPVFAGETDCTYYFDWQTAYACVKETEDLLCMVTDNKTVHYKHYDLSTLTRYPESESAQNWEAVDANAPKSDWMRYYVNVCHKVLQQGATSTCPEDAAICAVGKEKVISLGKFLTSPTKTDSNDIQLVYTEGGECRKHTKIKTIMILKCKPGDLESAPIMRSVSSDGCVYEFEWYTAAACVMSRTEGDNCKVEDPKAGFSFDLSPLSKPGGGFYNMSNGDYDYLINVCGSVTAAKCPLKAGACQVDQSGSNSWSLGEFNSQLSYYDGMIKLSYNNGSQYNNMQHTLRSTMISFLCDREAGAGKPEFQVEDKYTYNFRWYTSYACPERPQECVVTDPNSLDQYDLSSLSLSSGGRNWQAMDLSDPNNLRKYYINVCRPLNAVQGCDRQASVCQMKYEPQQGILSETVSVSNMGLAKRGPVIEEKDRLLLEYTGGSKCISDGLKLTYTTRIHLVCSRGSVSSGPRFLSYGNCTANFMWETGAACAISTADDKNKTCSVRDPNTGFDFNLHPLSSKTGYKAEGNGKTFVVNICDEVAECSKDQGMPVAGCELDHGLVVGPVGVERSLQYSTDGLLTLTYKGDLDRPTGTRDTFTISFVCDQDAHPGTLKLVREELSSSTHVTHDVLFEFSTALACIPAPVDCQITDSHGNEYDLSHLSRDSEDSPWVAIDTAEQAKKRSFFINVCKPLPPVQGCPAGLLGACATMEGKGVNLGYVQSSPQVASDGSISIVYLNGDRCDTDHYSTRIIFQCDDNPGSPVFDRQDGCEYVFIWRTSEACPLTSAQGENCKVKDPRSGYIFDMSSLSGKDYMVKSGQYQYHFSVCGGLQRGICTHKDTGSDQASVCQVEGSTHRIAGIASQTLSYVGEQLLLNYTGGETCHRIYQRSTAIYFSCHPKMNPGVPEFIKETAECTYLFTWRTALACIPVKTTSCSYQDSNGNSYDLSSLALNSRNWVVEPSTGKQERYYINVCKSLVQQGGSWKCPSNAASCLKSGEHYVSLGEAESAPQWDQNILVLKYTNGEMCSGGQRNKSTIIRFKCDRDKVDSRPTLIMAIEDCVYTFVWFTAAACPLNSSQHGDCRVTNPVTGHLFDLNGLSQEGGYTVYDNLDPRKMFRLNVCGEVANAGCGPDTGVCIKETKSALSGGRASRKLSYLDQVVEMTYEGGAVCAANPAITHKSIISFVCKAHAEASTGPVLVYSDKNTCTHFFSWHTPLVCEQQVKCSVLNGSTLIDLTPLIHVTGYYMATDEDLVDKDQSPDFYINICQPLNPIPGVTCPPGAAVCMDPDDGPPVDIGRITSTPEFNSMTNEVSITFNSTTTCPSDSTQNYTSTILFTCQRGLELGSPQMIRKQDCMYVFEWATPLVCPDATQTSVCNLTDSQLQFTFDLSPLSGEIQVPGVGSETYKINVCGAVTDPKCKNSAVCVQSPGGSAFSYGISQAMTMDYKHEEQAVIMQYGGGDVCPAVTENEEVCVFPFNFLKKSYTACTTEGRMDGRLWCATTSDFNKDRKWGFCANVTGKRQSSILFTCDQSAGHGTPELLSETGGCAATFQWRTMTVCPPKKMECKLVNQHQTYDLRTLSSLTEPWKFSHNKMAYYINLCQGIHGGLPDCPEGATVCRRTSEGKTQTLGRVYTQKMAVSDKKILVSYTMGDTVCGNGLKAKTVVQLTCGPNIGQPKLLSVDEALCEFVLGWETRAACAAQQREVVMVNGTIKVPDTGANFSLGALYYRLHQASGDIRSNGDKYIYDIQLSGITDSSFSMCLGANICQVKINGDYSRKIGSSSKAKYYIKGGNLDVLVPSESVCMRDNSNTVSSAILFQCNPSAGEGIPEFLLETDGCQYLFIWHTSTVCGLVTVDTSESKQTDDDGGEDHRALSGRSQAVGAVLSVLLVVLTICLLVLLLHKRERRELVIQKVIGCCRRGNPVSYKYSKVTMDDEGGDDEMEWLMEEMEAPAMSSRLGKEGQENGHITTKPVNGDALRSFSLDEQEDSEDEVLSVPGVRVHGGRTTLRPSSSRTRTSGPLRSALLEEESDEDLVGLLEDRGRRGRAKPHRDDRPPHRKQQEPQDDSDEDLLRV, from the exons ATGCACTCGCTTTGCAATTGTAACAAGGCTGTGCCTTGGAAAATAGTAATGTTACTTGTTTCGATCACAACGGTCCTGGTTACATTTCCCTCCGGCACAGCGGGTTCTGATGTCAGCCTCTGGTACCAAGACCTCTGCAG TTACAAATGGGAGGCTATAGAccaagacaacaaagtcaaataCACACTGAAGCTCTGTGACTCCTCACCTCACACTGGATGTGGGGCCGGCAGTGCTGTCTGTGCCAACAACCTCACCAGTCAAAATAACCAGTCAGTGG GTGATCTGTCCTTAAAGAAGGTGACTGGGAGCAGCGTAATAGATTTCAACAGCACTGAGAAGTGCCCAGGCAGTAGCGATACTAATGTCCAGAGCAGCATCAGTTTCCAGTGTGGAAAGACTATG GGAACACCAGAGTTTGTCACTGTGGCCCAGTGTGTTCATTATTTTGAATGGAGAACATATGCAGCCTGCAAAAAGGATAAATACAAGCCCAATAAAGAG GTCCCTTGCTATGTCTTTGACACGGATGGGAAAAAGCATGACCTGAACCCACTCATCAAACTCACAGATGGTTACCTGGTGGATGACTCGGATGATGAAGTTGACTTTTATATTAACATATGCAGAAGCCTAA ACCGACCAGAGAGCCCCTGCCCCGCAGGCTCTGCTGCCTGCTTGACCACCAGCAATGGCTCCTTCAGCATGGGCCTACCAACTACCCAGCTAGAGCTGATCTTCAAGGACCG ATTGAGGCTGCGATATGAGGGAGCCTCAGTCAGCCCGCCGGACTTCTGCAGTGGCCATAACCCTGCTGTCACCATCACTTTTATCTGCCCCTCACGCAGGCAGGAG GGTAGTGACCCCAAGATGACAGCCAAGTCCAACTGCAGGTATGAGGTAGAGTGGGTGACGGAGTATGCCTGCCACAGAGACTACTTGGAGAGTCACAACTGCACCCTGTCCAGCAAGCAGCACGACATCAACATAGACCTCACCCACCTCACCCTCGGCC CTACAGACGACCCCTATATGGCTGAGGACAAGAGCAGCGATGGGAAGGACAACTATTTCTACTACCTGAATGTGTGTGGGGAGACCAAGGCAGGAGAGTGTGGTGACGACCAGCACTATGTGTCCACCTGCCAAGTCAAAGCAACGGGAGATGTCAAAAAGATTGCCGGGAGATACATGAATCAAACACTAAG GTACTCTGATGGAGATCTGACTCTGATCTATCCAGATGGGAGCAGGTGTAGCTCGGGCTTTCAACGCATGACCATCATCAACTTTGAGTGCAACAAAACAGCAG GAAACGGTGGCCGTGGCTCGCCTGTGTTTGCTGGTGAGACAGACTGCACCTACTACTTTGACTGGCAGACGGCTTACGCCTGTGTCAAGGAGACGGAGGATCTACTCTGCATGGTCACAGACAACAAGACTGTACACTATAAGCATTATGACCTGTCCACCTTAACACGTTACCCTG AGTCTGAGTCGGCCCAGAACTGGGAGGCTGTGGATGCCAATGCCCCCAAGTCCGACTGGATGCGCTACTACGTCAATGTGTGTCACAAAGTCCTCCAGCAGGGGGCCACCAGCACCTGCCCCGAGGACGCTGCCATCTGTGCAGTGG GAAAGGAAAAAGTCATCAGCTTGGGCAAATTTCTCACCTCCCCTACCAAGACTGACAGCAACGACATACAGCTGGTATACACTGAGGGAGGAGAATGCAGGAAGCACACAAAAATCAAGACCATCATGATTCTGAAGTGCAAGCCAG GTGACCTAGAGAGTGCCCCCATCATGCGGAGTGTGTCCAGTGACGGCTGTGTGTATGAGTTTGAGTGGTACACGGCTGCAGCCTGCGTCATGTCCAGGACAGAGGGGGACAACTGCAAGGTGGAAGACCCTAAAGCTG GGTTCTCATTTGATCTGTCCCCCCTGTCTAAACCTGGAGGAGGCTTCTACAACATGTCCAATGGAGATTATGACTACTTAATTAACGTCTGTGGCTCTGTCACTGCAGCCAAATGCCCTCTGAAGGCTGGGGCCTGCCAAGTGGACCAAAG TGGCTCTAATTCATGGAGCCTGGGGGAGTTTAACTCTCAGCTGTCCTACTATGATGGGATGATCAAGCTGTCCTACAATAACGGCTCTCAGTACAACAACATGCAGCACACCCTTCGCTCCACTATGATCTCCTTCCTCTGTGACCGAGAGGCCGGCGCTGGAAAGCCAGAGTTTCAG GTAGAAGACAAGTACACCTATAACTTCAGGTGGTATACGTCCTATGCCTGTCCAGAGAGGCCACAGGAGTGTGTGGTAACAGACCCCAACAGTCTGGACCAGTACGACCTCTCCAG tCTTTCACTGTCTAGTGGAGGGAGGAACTGGCAGGCCATGGACCTGTCTGACCCTAACAACCTGAGGAAGTACTACATCAATGTGTGTCGTCCTCTGAATGCCGTGCAGGGCTGTGACCGCCAGGCCTCCGTCTGCCAGATGAAATACGAGCCTCAGCAG GGCATTctgtctgaaacagtgtctgtcAGTAACATGGGCCTGGCTAAGAGAGGTCCAGTGATCGAGGAGAAGGACCGTCTGCTGCTGGAGTACACGGGCGGCTCCAAGTGCATCTCAGATGGACTGAAACTCACCTACACTACACGTATCCACCTGGTCTGCTCCAGAGGGTCTGTG TCATCCGGCCCTCGTTTCCTTAGTTATGGAAACTGCACTGCCAACTTCATGTGGGAGACCGGGGCAGCTTGTGCCATCAGTACTGCTGATGACAAGAACAAG ACCTGCTCTGTGAGGGATCCCAACACCGGCTTTGATTTCAATCTGCATCCTCTGTCCTCCAAGACTGGCTACAAGGCTGAGGGGAATGGGAAAACGTTTGTG GTGAATATCTGTGACGAGGTGGCGGAGTGTAGTAAGGACCAGGGGATGCCTGTAGCTGGCTGTGAGCTGGACCATGGCCTGGTTGTTGGTCCTGTGGGAGTGGAGAGatctctacagtactctactgaCGGCCTGCTCACACTCACATACAAAGGAGACCTGGACAGGCCTACAG GCACCAGGGACACCTTCACCATTAGTTTTGTGTGTGACCAGGACGCCCACCCTGGCACTCTGAAACTGGTCCGGGAGGAGCTCAGCTCGTCTACACACGTCACCCATGATGTCCTCTTTGAGTTCTCCACAGCCCTGGCATGCATCCCTGCCCCTGTGGACTGTCAAATCACTG ATTCCCATGGTAACGAGTATGACCTGAGTCACCTGAGCAGGGACAGTGAAGACAGTCCCTGGGTGGCCATCGACACGGCTGAACAGGCTAAGAAACGCAGCTTCTTCATCAACGTGTGTAAACCTCTGCCTCCGGTCCAGGGCTGCCCGG CGGGCCTCTTAGGTGCATGTGCCACCATGGAGGGTAAAGGTGTGAACCTGGGCTACGTCCAGTCCAGCCCCCAGGTGGCCTCTGACGGCTCCATCAGCATCGTCTACCTCAACGGGGACCGCTGTGACACAGACCACTACTCCACACGTATCATCTTCCAGTGTGACGACAACCCT GGTTCTCCTGTATTTGACCGCCAAGACGGCTGTGAATATGTGTTCATCTGGAGAACCTCCGAGGCGTGCCCTCTCACCAGCGCTCAGG GTGAAAACTGTAAAGTCAAGGACCCCAGAAGTGGCTACATATTTGACATGAGCTCCCTGTCAGGGAAGGACTACATGGTGAAGAGTGGCCAGTACCAGTACCACTTCTCTGTCTGTGGGGGGCTTCAGCGGGGGATctgcacacacaaagacacaggcaGTGACCAGGCGTCAGTCTGTCAGGTGGAAGGCAGCACCCACAGAATTGCCG GCATTGCCTCACAGACTCTGAGCTATGTTGGAGAACAGCTGCTACTCAACTACACTGGTGGGGAGACCTGCCATAGGATCTATCAGAGATCCACAGCGATCTACTTCTCCTGTCATCCTAAAATGAACCCT GGGGTGCCAGAATTTATCAAGGAGACTGCAGAGTGTACCTACCTCTTTACCTGGCGAACAGCTCTCGCCTGTATCCCTGTGAAAACTACCAGCTGCTCATACCA AGATTCTAATGGAAACTCGTACGACCTCTCCTCTCTGGCCCTGAACTCCAGAAACTGGGTGGTGGAGCCCAGCACTGGGAAGCAGGAGCGCTACTACATCAACGTCTGCAAGTCTCTGGTGCAACAGGGGG GCTCCTGGAAGTGTCCGTCCAACGCAGCGTCCTGTCTGAAGAGTGGGGAGCATTATGTGAGTCTGGGAGAGGCCGAGTCGGCCCCACAGTGGGACCAGAACATCCTTGTACTCAAGTACACCAACGGAGAGATGTGTTCCGGTGGACAAAGGAATAAGAGCACCATCATACGCTTCAAATGTGACCGTGACAAAGTG GACTCAAGACCAACCCTGATCATGGCCATAGAGGACTGTGTCTATACCTTTGTGTGGTTCACTGCAGCCGCCTGCCCCCTCAACAGCAGCCAGCATGGCGACTGCAGAGTCACCAATCCAGTCACCG GCCACCTCTTTGACCTGAATGGACTAAGCCAGGAGGGAGGCTACACTGTGTATGACAACCTGGACCCTAGGAAGATGTTCCGGCTCAACGTGTGTGGGGAAGTGGCCAACGCAGGTTGTGGACCAGACACAG GTGTGTGTATCAAGGAGACCAAGAGTGCTCTGAGTGGCGGGCGGGCCAGCAGGAAGCTGTCATACCTGGACCAGGTAGTGGAAATGACCTATGAGGGCGGGGCTGTGTGTGCAGCCAACCCTGCCATCACACACAAAAGCATCATCAGCTTTGTATGCAAGGCCCACGCAGAGGCCAGCACGGGGCCAGTACTGGTGTACTCAGACAAGAACACGTGCACACACTTCTTCTCCTGGCACACGCCCCTGGTGTGCGAACAGCAG GTGAAGTGTTCAGTCCTGAACGGCTCTACCCTCATCGACCTGACTCCTCTGATCCATGTGACGGGCTACTACATGGCCACAGACGAGGACCTGGTGGACAAGGACCAGTCCCCTGACTTCTACATCAACATCTGCCAGCCCCTCAACCCCATCCCTGGGGTCACCTGTCCCCCAGGGGCCGCTGTCTGCATGGACCCTGACGATGGGCCCCCTGTT GACATTGGTCGAATCACTTCCACCCCGGAGTTCAACAGCATGACCAATGAGGTGTCAATCACCTTCAACAGCACCACCACCTGCCCCTCTGACTCCACCCAGAACTACACTTCCACCATCCTGTTCACCTGCCAGAGAGGCCTGGAGCTG GGCTCGCCCCAGATGATCAGGAAGcaggactgtatgtatgtgtttgagtGGGCCACTCCGCTGGTCTGTCCTGATGCCACTCAGACCAGTGTCTGTAACCTAACTGACTCACAGCTGCAGTTCACCTTtgacctctcacccctctctggGGAGATCCAG GTGCCCGGCGTCGGTTCAGAGACCTATAAGATCAATGTGTGTGGGGCGGTGACGGACCCCAAATGTAAgaacagtgcagtgtgtgtgcagTCGCCAGGCGGATCAGCATTCTCCTATGGCATCAGCCAGGCCATGACTATGGACTACAAACACGAGGAGCAGGCTGTCATCATGCAGTACGGAGGAGGAGACGTCTGCCCAGCAG TGACTGAGAATGAGGAGGTGTGCGTGTTTCCCTTCAACTTCCTGAAGAAGTCGTACACAGCATGTACAACAGAGGGCAGGATGGATGGGAGACTCTGGTGTGCCACCACCAGCGACTTTAACAAGGACAGGAAATGGGGATTCTGCGCTAATG TTACAGGGAAGAGGCAGTCGTCCATCCTGTTCACCTGTGACCAGTCAGCCGGCCATGGCACCCCAGAGCTTCTCAGTGAGACAGGAGGCTGCGCTGCCACCTTCCAGTGGAGAACCATGACTGTATGCCCACCCAAGAAGATGGAGTGTAAGCTGGTGAACCAGCACCAAACTTACGACCTGcgcaccctctcctctctcacagagCCCTGGAAGTTCAGCCACAACAAAATGGC GTACTATATCAACCTGTGCCAGGGGATCCATGGGGGCCTGCCAGACTGCCCCGAGGGAGCCACGGTGTGCCGGAGGACCAGCGAGGGGAAGACCCAGACCCTGGGCCGTGTCTACACCCAGAAGATGGCCGTCTCTG atAAGAAGATCCTAGTGAGCTACACCATGGGAGACACTGTGTGTGGAAATGGCCTCAAGGCCAAGACAGTGGTCCAGCTGACCTGTGGTCCTAATATAGGCCAGCCCAAGCTGCTGAG CGTGGATGAAGCCTTGTGTGAGTTTGTGCTGGGCTGGGAGACTCGTGCTGCATGCGCTGCTCAACAACGTGAGGTGGTGATGGTCAACGGAACCATCAAAGTCCCCGATACAGGTGCCAACTTCAGCCTGGGGGCCCTCTACTACAG GCTCCACCAGGCCTCTGGGGACATTCGCTCCAATGGGGACAAGTACATCTATGACATTCAGCTGTCAGGCATCACCGACAGCTCCTTCTCCATGTGTCTCGGGGCCAACATCTGCCAGGTGAAGATCAACGGAGACTACAGTAGAAAGATCGGCTCCTCCAGCAAGGCCAAGTACTACATCAAAG GTGGTAACCTGGACGTGCTGGTCCCATCGGAGTCTGTGTGTATGCGGGACAATTCCAATACGGTGTCGTCGGCCATCTTGTTCCAATGTAACCCCTCGGCCGGGGAGGGCATCCCAGAGTTTCTGTTGGAGACGGACGGATGCCAGTACCTCTTCATCTGGCACACCTCCACTGTCTGTGGCCTAGT AACTGTGGATACCTCCGAGTCCAAGCAGACTGATGATGACGGAGGGGAGGACCATAGGGCCTTGTCTGGGAGGAGCCAGGCTGTGGGGGCGGTCCTGAGTGTGCTGTTGGTTGTGCTGACCATCTGTCTGCTGGTTCTGCTACTGCACAAacgagagaggag GGAGCTGGTTATACAGAAAGTGATTGGATGTTGCAGGAGAGGAAACCCTGTTTCTTATAAATACTCCAAG GTGACCATGGATGATGAGGGAGGGGACGATGAAATGGAGTGGCtgatggaggagatggaggccCCAGCCATGTCCTCTCGCCTCGGAAAGGAGGGCCAGGAGAACGGCCACATCACCACCAAGCCCGTCAACGGCGACGCCCTGCGCTCCTTCTCCCTGGACGAGCAGGAGGACAGTGAGGACGAGGTCCTATCTGTCCCCGGGGTGCGTGTCCATGGTGGTCGGACCACTCTACGGCCCTCGAGCTCCAGGACCCGCACTTCAGGACCCCTCCGCAGCGCCCtgctggaggaggagagtgatgagGACCTGGTGGGGCtcctggaggacagggggaggaggggaagggccAAGCCTCACCGTGACGACAGACCCCCCCACAGGAAACAACAAGAGCCCCAGGATGACAGCGATGAGGACCTGCTGAGAGTGTGA
- the c8h1orf198 gene encoding uncharacterized protein C1orf198 homolog isoform X1 — MAAATMAGADAHRMEQKKLEYFSSINSMARKIMQERENIKERHGPDWEKMTPNEQDSAIDNGMMDPHIRARYAMHRVDREEVICYPKLLIQTGQKIVHFGVEDITWQDEHSAPFSWETKSQLDISLTTGESVQGISSSIANYKPTNVTQSSQLSKVSNGESLGLGRKEESSSFWKISAERSRLEGEQADFQSLTPSQIKSLEKGEKPLPSYLRQEPTPKEAEESPPPVRVTSQRSPRPPAPPPPVPIGAPPPAAISVTPMSMTPTPALISVSSTMAGWEHAQSTLPSVSNTVEDVFTPGLAKKSPELPTNSPARSGNTAREREEKAAAQSESQLATSPTFAQFNTSSNVLKTGFDFLDNW; from the exons ATGGCTGCTGCGACTATGGCAGGGGCCGATGCCCATAGGATGGAGCAGAAAAAGTTGGAGTATTTCTCCTCCATTAACTCCATGGCCAGGAAAATAATGCAAGAAAGGGAGAACATCAAGGAGAGACATGGACCCGATTGGGAGAAAATGACACCGAATGAACAAGACAGCGCCATCGACAATGGAATGATGGACCCACATATTCGTGCTCGATATGCTATGCATAGGGTTGACCGAGAAGAAGTCATTTGTTATCCTAAATTGCTCATTCAGACCGGACAGAAAATTGTCCATTTTGGTGTTGAG GACATAACTTGGCAAGATGAGCACTCTGCCCCATTTTCCTGGGAGACCAAG aGCCAGTTGGACATCAGCCTGACAACAGGGGAATCTGTGCAGGGCATCTCCTCTTCAATCGCTAACTACAAGCCAACTAATGTCACCCAAAGCAGCCAGCTGAGCAAGGTGTCCAATGGCGAGAGCCTCGGCCTGGGCAGGAAAGAGGAGTCCTCCTCCTTCTGGAAGATCAGTGCTGAGAGATCCAGGCTGGAGGGTGAACAGGCAGACTTCCAATCCCTAACCCCCAGCCAAATCAAGTCCCTGGAGAAGGGGGAGAAGCCACTGCCCTCCTACCTTCGTCAGGAGCCCACCCCCAAGGAGGCAGAGGAGAGCCCACCCCCGGTACGGGTGACCTCGCAGAGATCCCCCAGGCCGCCTGCACCTCCTCCCCCTGTGCCCATTGGTGCCCCCCCCCCAGCAGCCATAAGTGTGACCCCTATGAGCATGACTCCTACCCCTGCTCTTATCAGTGTGTCGTCCACTATGGCTGGCTGGGAGCACGCTCAGAGCACCCTCCCCTCAGTCAGCAACACAGTGGAGGACGTCTTCACTCCAGGGCTGGCCAAGAAATCCCCGGAGCTACCCACCAATTCCCCTGCCCGCTCAGGCAacactgccagagagagagaggagaaggctgCTGCTCAGTCTGAGTCGCAACTGGCCACCAGTCCCACCTTCGCTCAG TTTAATACCAGCAGTAACGTCCTGAAGACCGGATTTGACTTTCTTGACAACTGGTAA
- the c8h1orf198 gene encoding uncharacterized protein C1orf198 homolog isoform X2, translating to MANTRIWLATTEIWAGKHHTSNKTMQEIEMDQMALFNMVFPMDITWQDEHSAPFSWETKSQLDISLTTGESVQGISSSIANYKPTNVTQSSQLSKVSNGESLGLGRKEESSSFWKISAERSRLEGEQADFQSLTPSQIKSLEKGEKPLPSYLRQEPTPKEAEESPPPVRVTSQRSPRPPAPPPPVPIGAPPPAAISVTPMSMTPTPALISVSSTMAGWEHAQSTLPSVSNTVEDVFTPGLAKKSPELPTNSPARSGNTAREREEKAAAQSESQLATSPTFAQFNTSSNVLKTGFDFLDNW from the exons ATGGCTAACACACGAATTTGGTTAGCCACGACCGAGATTTGGGCTGGTAAACATCATACCAGTAACAAAACAATGCAAGAGATCGAGATGGATCAGATGGCACTTTTCAACATGGTCTTCCCCATG GACATAACTTGGCAAGATGAGCACTCTGCCCCATTTTCCTGGGAGACCAAG aGCCAGTTGGACATCAGCCTGACAACAGGGGAATCTGTGCAGGGCATCTCCTCTTCAATCGCTAACTACAAGCCAACTAATGTCACCCAAAGCAGCCAGCTGAGCAAGGTGTCCAATGGCGAGAGCCTCGGCCTGGGCAGGAAAGAGGAGTCCTCCTCCTTCTGGAAGATCAGTGCTGAGAGATCCAGGCTGGAGGGTGAACAGGCAGACTTCCAATCCCTAACCCCCAGCCAAATCAAGTCCCTGGAGAAGGGGGAGAAGCCACTGCCCTCCTACCTTCGTCAGGAGCCCACCCCCAAGGAGGCAGAGGAGAGCCCACCCCCGGTACGGGTGACCTCGCAGAGATCCCCCAGGCCGCCTGCACCTCCTCCCCCTGTGCCCATTGGTGCCCCCCCCCCAGCAGCCATAAGTGTGACCCCTATGAGCATGACTCCTACCCCTGCTCTTATCAGTGTGTCGTCCACTATGGCTGGCTGGGAGCACGCTCAGAGCACCCTCCCCTCAGTCAGCAACACAGTGGAGGACGTCTTCACTCCAGGGCTGGCCAAGAAATCCCCGGAGCTACCCACCAATTCCCCTGCCCGCTCAGGCAacactgccagagagagagaggagaaggctgCTGCTCAGTCTGAGTCGCAACTGGCCACCAGTCCCACCTTCGCTCAG TTTAATACCAGCAGTAACGTCCTGAAGACCGGATTTGACTTTCTTGACAACTGGTAA